The following proteins are encoded in a genomic region of Fundidesulfovibrio soli:
- the radA gene encoding DNA repair protein RadA, with protein sequence MAKARIVYVCSACGASSPRWRGQCDGCGEWNTLAEKAASPAQPRTAGASPLYSDKPVSLSGFKAEAAPAAPTGIPDLDRVLGSGMQPGAAVLLGGEPGIGKSTLLLQLAGQVASANRKAVYVSGEESLGQLAARARRLGLDHPGLLAVSTTSASDAAAALAEADTPALVVVDSVQTMASSYADGVPGSPGQVRAVASELVDAVKRGSSTLILVGHVTKEGLIAGPKILEHMVDTVLYLEGDRQHFYRILRVFKNRFGPTDELMVLEMLGDGLTPVPDPSTYFLGERDATASGSAVVLALEGKRPFAVEMQALASKSYLAMPRRTALGLDLNRLNLLLAVLEKRLGIQLGQSDIYAKTGGGLKLTDPGLDLGLVAAVLSSYYDRPLPPRAVFWGEVDLSGRIRPVSGHDARLKQATRLGYEPIFHPPAEGRGVATLKDFQRALFGA encoded by the coding sequence GGGGCATCGAGCCCCCGTTGGCGCGGGCAGTGCGATGGCTGCGGCGAATGGAACACCCTGGCCGAGAAGGCCGCCTCCCCGGCGCAGCCGCGCACGGCTGGCGCATCCCCGCTGTATTCAGACAAACCCGTCTCCCTTTCCGGCTTCAAGGCTGAAGCCGCGCCAGCCGCGCCCACCGGCATCCCTGACCTCGACCGGGTGCTGGGCAGCGGGATGCAGCCCGGCGCGGCCGTGCTCCTCGGCGGAGAGCCGGGCATAGGCAAGTCCACGCTGCTTCTTCAGCTGGCGGGGCAGGTGGCCTCCGCGAACCGCAAGGCGGTCTACGTTTCAGGCGAGGAATCCCTGGGTCAGCTGGCCGCACGGGCGCGCAGGCTGGGGCTTGACCATCCCGGCCTGCTGGCCGTGAGCACCACCAGCGCCTCCGACGCGGCCGCCGCCCTTGCGGAAGCCGACACCCCGGCCCTGGTGGTGGTGGACTCCGTGCAGACCATGGCCTCCTCCTACGCCGACGGCGTGCCCGGCAGCCCCGGGCAGGTGCGGGCCGTGGCTTCCGAGCTGGTGGACGCTGTGAAGCGCGGCAGCTCCACGCTGATCCTGGTGGGGCACGTCACCAAGGAGGGGCTCATCGCGGGGCCGAAAATCCTGGAGCACATGGTGGACACCGTGCTCTACCTGGAGGGCGACCGCCAGCACTTCTACCGCATCCTGCGCGTGTTCAAGAACCGCTTCGGCCCAACCGACGAGCTGATGGTGCTGGAGATGCTGGGCGACGGGCTTACCCCCGTGCCGGACCCGTCCACGTATTTTCTGGGCGAGCGCGACGCCACTGCCAGCGGCTCCGCTGTGGTCCTGGCGCTGGAGGGCAAGCGCCCCTTCGCCGTGGAAATGCAGGCGCTGGCCAGCAAATCCTACCTGGCCATGCCCCGGCGCACCGCCCTCGGGCTGGACCTGAACCGGCTCAACCTCCTGCTGGCGGTGCTGGAGAAACGCCTGGGCATCCAACTGGGCCAGTCCGACATTTACGCCAAGACGGGCGGCGGTTTGAAGCTGACCGATCCGGGGCTCGATCTGGGCCTTGTGGCGGCGGTGCTTTCCTCCTATTATGACAGGCCGCTGCCGCCGCGGGCCGTCTTCTGGGGGGAGGTCGACCTGAGCGGGCGCATCCGGCCCGTATCCGGTCATGACGCGCGGCTCAAGCAGGCCACGCGCCTGGGCTACGAACCCATTTTCCATCCCCCGGCCGAAGGGCGTGGCGTGGCCACCCTCAAGGATTTCCAGCGCGCCCTCTTCGGCGCGTGA